The region aagatttcTTTGACTAATTTTAGaatgatataataaaatttcTCCATCAAATCTCTAGTATTAGCTTAAGTATGAAACTGCAAAGCAAATCTAGTGCGGAAGGCTTTGTCAGCAGAGCAAAAAACGtaagatatatatatttcaatcaaaacCGATGGCTTACCTACCCTTAACATGCATTAACAAAAAATCAATGCTCCTCAATTTCTCCCTATTTTCacctttcatttaatttaatatgagaACGAATTACCATATCGATCAATGGTTTTCATATttataaaatgaaagaaaaaaagattgcATGTTGGTGACATTTCGTTTTTAATCACCGTCGAGCAAAACTGGGAGCAGTGCCATGCATGGTGTTCTTTTGTCATTTTTTGAGATGCTAACTTATTCTCTGCAAAATGGACATTCGAGCTAATTATTGCAGAGGTCAATTGTTTGTTCTACCCATCACCGCATTTccaaaatttatgattttggGTTGCTAGCAACTCTGAAAATGATATGTTTTTGGGTGAATGCAATGGTGTTTTAGGGGACATATGATCTTTAATGATCCTTTGCCTAGGCAACCTATGTGTTTACACTGCATTTATCTCCTATTTGTTTGGctttaattgtgattttaaagaCTCTTTAACGGCAGTGGCACACTTATCCCCCATTCAGCATAACCAGGTTTCAAGCACCTGTCCAGTTGATGAAGGGATGTTTTCAGCAACAATTTTGGGATCAACTAATTTTTGTTACACTTGTCAATTGTACGATGAATTTGGATTGGTTTAATTCGAGGTTTAAAAGTTCTAGTTTACTTTGGTTTAGTGTTAATTTTGGGTTAAAAGTAGTTccaaattaagattaaatttagaATTGAGTAGTTTTAGGGTTTGGGTCCATTTGGGTTTAAGTTGAAGGGGCTCATGCTGTTGACTTTTAGTGATCAAATCTTGTTCATCAGTTTGAGTTTGTATTGATCTGTTTGGGTTCAGATTAAACTTGATAGGTCTAGTTtccattttaattcaatattgatcTAATCATTACGGATTCAAATAATTTCAGGATTTGGTCACTTTAATTTGAGTCATTTTTGGGCTAATTGTTTGGATCATTTAGTTTTAAGTTGGTttcaaattagtttaatttaaattcaagTCAATTTAGGTTCGAGATGGAAAGGTTGAAATTGTTGGTTGTTTTTTTaggaataaatatcaaaattatacatgaattttgattttatattaaaattttaattagatttaattttcaaaaatcgtTGACAATATTATCAAATGAACACCATTTTTTGTTAGATATTacatacacaaacaattatattaatttaatatgaaaataaatgtatgtattcttTTCCTTAAATgcatataattaaatcaaaaatcaaaattttatgtataaatttgataattatctCTTGATGAAATCGAATTTTTTGGTTTAGATCAAAATTGATGGGTCCGATTTTCATTTTACACAGATTCAGTACCGATCAAACTATAACTCTTTCAATGAACCCTTTTGGTTTTCTGCAGAACAAATTGTCTTTCTTTAAACACATTTTGCCCATAATTTCATCTATATTCTTCCCATTGTCATATGAAAACTGTGATCATAATCAATAAAAAGAGTACAAATCTAATACAAATTGATTTGGTCAGGTAAGAAATGGTGAATTCCTCAAATGAGGTGAATCAGAGTAGTTTCCTGTTAGTATTTCATCTGCAACAAATCCATTTGCAGCTTCAGTGTAATGAGTCCCATCCCAGTTTATATACTCAGCTGTATTATTACATGGATTTGCTGTCACAATGCTCCCGTTCAGATCCTTGGTTACACCACAAGCAATCCTAGTGTCGAAATTCAATGGCGGCCCACCGTAACCACAACATGCTGCTAATGGTTGCTGGAATCCTGAAAGCAAATCCGAATCGATTGGAGTAAaacattgaaagaaaaaaaatgattaatgGCTTGCTTACCGTATAGAGAATAGTTTGAGATGAGGTTCAGCTTTATCGAGAAAATGTCGACATAAGTGATGTTAGCTTCAGGCGAATGTGCTAAGAACTGTAGGCACATATCGTGGAGTTTCTTGTTGAAAACGGTAGCCGCTCGGTTGTGTGAAGCAACGCAGCCGTGTTCGTCCAAGTTTGACGGTTTTTTCCCGAACGTAGCGATGATTCTCGGCAAGCATCCGAGGGGACCTGTGTTATGAACCCAGAAATTCCTTGCCCCTGCATCATATAATCTCTgacaaaagaaaaatacaaagcATCATAGTTATTCATCTGAACTAGAACTAGTATAATACTTTCAGTGTTGATTTAAGACAGGGCTAGAGAGAACAGAACCTTCATTCCATAGTTGAGTTCTGACATAAGCTTTGAAATGAAAGCAACAACTTGTTCATCCGATGCCGGAAAGTAGAATACGCCGTCGAGATCGTTCTGGCCGATATCAAATATGTAAAGGGCCTTGTTGAAATCATCTTCCGCAGGGAGATAATTCTGAAGCTCCTtgtctgaaaaaaaaaacaagaaccaTTTTCAACTTGTCCCAAAAAAACATAGAAGCTTGTCCAATGATATGAACAGAGGTACCTTTAGAAAGCAATGTAAGAGCTCGATTCTTGAACCTGAAGAATTGAGATAACTGAAGATTAAAGGAAAAAGGGCTTGTTGAAGCCGCATTTGCAGGAAGAATGGTAGATCCTCCTGTAGCAAAATTGCACCCTGTTTGAAAACTAGGAGAGCCAACAGATTCCAAATATGGGTTCATGTAAGGAAGCTCCATTGCCTCCActgccaaaaaataaaaaataaaatcagaaaCTTAATGTGGATCATATGAATGCAATGGAAGGAAATGGAGGTACTTAGAAAATCAATGATCAAGCGACCATCACAGAATCTGCCAGAGGGTTCATGGAAGTAAGTTTCCCCATTAAATTGTGTCATGGGAAAAGCTTTTCCGGCAACTAATCCACCCGTGTCGGAATTCGAGTCACCGAAGTTGAACACCGCCGGATAATTTAAACTCAAGGGGATAACAGTAGGCCAAAAGGAACAAAGGAAAGCTAGTTTTAAAAGGGAATGAAGAATATACAGAAGAGCCATGGAAATGGGGGGAGCAGTGACAAAATCTTTGGCAAAAGCAAACAATAGTCTTGATTTCCTTATACTGGCAGGACACGTGATTATAAAAAGGTTGGTAGGATGTAGATTTCTTGTAGTTGAattaaagtgaaaattaaatgaaGGGTCAATTTTATTTAACCTCAAGTTTCAACTCCGACAACACTAGTTTATTAAAACACTTCATGGCTAATATGTAATGCTAGGATGTCTTATATGCCCGAAGTTAATCCGTGAACAAAGGATTTGGACATATATTATCTCtgttaaacaaaacaaaacacctTTCCTGCTTCTCTCTTCCTTCCATgtttttattatcatatttagTGGTAAGTTAAAAGTTTTAATCCTCCTGTttcgaatttcaagttaatcaaatcgaatcaactcgaataagtaattttaCAACTTGataattcgaataacttaaaTAACAAATTAATGAAAATATCCCCAGAGTCCttgacaatttcaaaaatatgcaaattgattcctctaaaaaatactaaaaattcaaaataatattcaGAAAATCCAAAATGTTtgtaaaatatttctttccaaaaattttataaataagtattaaaaatactaaaaatcttttaaaaatataaaaatactaaattatatatatttttgcattaaacaagtaaattatcaaatcaagtttatcatactaattatcttgttttcttcttttattttgttttaaaagaattttgaaatacACATTATATTTATGTTCTTTAACTTGGAATTTAGTCATATGGTCGACAAGATTTCAATATGgtcggtttaatttttttaatttaactcgaacaaatttatttgattcaaatcACATTTTACTAGATTTAATTCGAAAGAAATTCAAATcaagttaagatgataaaatagaattcataaattcaaattttttttactcaacTCAACTTGATTCGGTTGGATGCTCACCCCTATGAACTTGATCCAAATGTTTGGAGAAGAATTTGGTAAAATGCTTAAGAGGGTCATTATATATAGTTATATTAATTTCatttagtaattttaaaaaaagatccTTGTTTTTATCAAACTTTTCATGCAAGAAGTACAGTTTCAGCCTTAAAGTTGGCTCTTACAGGATTTACTCACAAAGGAACAGAGAGATTTAAGTTAGGGAGAAATGATGGGAGAAGGGGAGATTACCCCAAAGAAAGAACAACAGCTAAAATGTAAGCTAAGTCTAGAACTGTACTTGTTTAATTAAAGGAAACGAGCTACAATGACAAAATTGCATCTTTTATACAATATATGAAGGTGTTTTTTTACTTGACCAGCTAGCAATATATTTAGATGAGGATTTGAGCTGAGTTTGGAACCCAAGAGTAAAATTATAAGGCCACAGTCCATGCTGTATGGATAGCTGATGCAGTGCTTCAAGGCCCAAAATGAGAGCTCGAGTAAGCGGCCATTACTGGCTAACCAACGAAACTCAATTGCTACTAAaataagtaattgaatagtcgGCTCTCCGCTCCATCAAGTTTTCTTTTTCATCGCATCTAAGCCAAACCCAGAAACCCCTCCCCTCTCCTTCTACGCAGAGGAATCAAAATCATGGTATTCTTCTTTTTGGGGCCTCCCAAACCTTCATATGACATATGTTTGTTCTCATTCAATTGAGTTCGTAACTGTGTTCTTCTATTCGTTCTCCAATGGGCGTCCTTTtgatttattatttctttttttattatgattGGTGCAGTTGTTCTTTTCGTATTTCAAAGACTTGGTGGGAAGAGAAGTGACGGTGGAGCTGAAGAACGATTTGGCTATCAGAGGAACCCTTCATTCCGTTGATCAATACCTCAATATCAAGCTCGAGAATACTAGGGTTGTCGATCAAGACAAGTATCCTCACATGGTATtccccttttcctttccttttctttttttcatggGTATTTATGAACGAATTACTTAGCTTGTCTAACAaaagctagggtttctttttcctttcttttcattttagtcgTTACTTGGAAGAAATGATTTGGGTATTCTACGTTCCTACTTTTCTTTCGCCCCAATCtgcctttttcttcttcttcttcttctttttaaacaGGGGGCATGATTGAAGCTGAATTCAGGGTTTATTCGGTTTCTTGTATGCCCTGCCTTCCCTTTCTGattgtttatttgaattttattttgtatCTGATTTTGTACTGAATATCTACCACTTTAATTCGTTCCAATGTAGCTGCTTCATGAATTCTCTGTTAACTAGTTAGTAGTTCACGTTGTTTTAATCCTCCAATAGTATAGAAACGATGAGCCTAAAAAAGATTTCTGTTCTTCTGTTATCAGCAAttgttctttttttctattcTGCTTTGCATAAACGGTATTTCTCTGCCCTGTTGTCAGTGAAAGTTTACTTCTAGGGTTTATCTGTAGATGAAAATTTCAAGTAGTTTACTGTAATGGGAATTTTTGAAATTCAACGTTTAGATGATCTTGTTTATCGAGAAGAACAAAACCCTTTAATCCTAAAATATCAAGTTAAATTCGTCGTTCTTGGATTAGCTAGCTAAGGTAGGGTGCGTCCCAAGATGGGAGTCACTTATCAATCTGTTAGGACATTTGATAGAGGCTTTGCTCATGAGCTTTTCCATTGTAGCCTGTTGAAGGTGTTCGAAATAAAGCCAAAAAGGGTAAAGACGAATGTGAAACCTTGGGTTAAATGTAATCTCACAGTAAGTTTCAAGATATAATTCCTATTTTGCTCCAATGGTTATATAGAGCAACAGTTGGAAAATTGGATTCGGGAATATTGTGTTTTGTAGCACATAATAATGCCTTGTCAATGTTAGCATGGTGATACATGGTCTTGCATTTGCCAAGTAGGATTATTGATGCTGGATGACCGTATTATGCTCCACCTGAAAGAATTTCATGTTAACGGTTGGCATTGGATAGCTCAGTGTAAAACCGGTATAATAATTGGTGTTGTCAAGAAGATCTAGGCAGGATAGTGTATTCAAAAATCGCAATACGGCTTTAAGCTGCTTAAAATAAGAGTAGCAATGCAATCTAACTTGCTAATCTctgggaaaagagaaaaaagagaaggCAATTCAACTTGTTTGGTGATATGAAGGATGGGTTGATGCTCTTCCCAGCCACTCATCCCCTTTCACCTCATTAAAGTGTGCCACAAATGCAGTGATATTGGACTGTATCAAATTTGATGTCAATCTGCAAATCATTTTCTGTTTTTGGTTTTGCCTCTTTTTGAATTTCATGTTTTTCTTTTGCCTTATGACTATGTCAAGTCATTTCATGTTGAGTATTGATTGCATGGAATTCAAGTGATATGGATGCAAATCCcagttttcttatatatatatatgaacttttTGATTCAGAGACTGCTATAGCTTTGATATACTTTATTGCTGCTGAATAGTATTTCTTAATATAAAGTTGGTTCCTTCTCTCTTCTTCTGATACGCTATTGGTTTTCCTGTTGTTgattttcatccatttttcttttacttcgacctagaggtgctcatgggccgggtcaAGTCTGGTTCGAGTTGggtctaagcatgatattaacattatttatgCTTGCCCAAACCTGCACATATTTGCAAAATGCTAACCCAAGCCCATTTTATGCTCAccagtattattttttattttttaaaatatttttattttaatatttaataattttatatattttttatttattaaaattttttagtcatattaatattattttaatgtttacattagagtagtattatatatttaatataggtttatttttttaatgtatttaaattacataatatataaaaataatataatataaagtattataaaattaaaacgaGTTGGGTTAGGCCGGGCTtgggccttgaatgttcaagtctCAAGCCTGGCTCATATTTTAAACGGGCTTAATTTTTTTGCCCAATCCCATTTTTGGGCCTAATATTCTTGCTCAAATCTTCCCAAATTTTGGGTGATCTTTTGGGCTTGGATGGGTAGCTCGGCCCTTAAACAGGTCTACAGATCGACCTCATCCTTCCAGTGCCAAGCCATGAAATACCTTTACTTGTAGTTGAACTTATCCTGAAAGTATCACCTGATACTTGTGATATCCTATTGCCCTGTACCCATAAAATGTGTCTTGGTTAGGTTTTCTTGTATGTTGGCCGTCTTAGTCTAGACAAACCCATCTCTGTTTTCCTCGTCTCAATATTGTCCAGCTGAATTGATAAGTCTTTTTGTCTGGTTACAGCTTTCGGTAAGGAACTGTTTCATCAGAGGCTCTGTTGTGAGATATGTTCAACTACCTCCAGACGGAGTCGACATTGAATTGCTTCATGATGCCACTAGAAGAGAAGCTCGTGGAGGCTGAAAAAGCAGCTTTTGTTGACAAATTCAGTGTGCTTTTAATGATTTAGATTTTTTGCTTCAAAGATTGTGACAAGTTATCGAGGATTTATTCCTTTTTGCATTAATGTAGACAAACTTGCTTGATTTTTGTGTATCGGCAAATTTTATTGGATGAAAAAAATGTTTCCTTACCAAATGCATGTCTCGAGTGATGCTAACTAGTTATGATGCTGTGAAGATATGGATTGTTGAGCTCCAATTCTAAGCATCAAGTCTCACCAAATGGTAGTAATTTATGTAATGAATATCTCTTGATTCATTATGCATGCAGAGATCGGTCATTCTATCAGCCTTTCAAAACATTAGATCTCACAAAAATCTATGGTGGTAAAATGAACCTACTTAAACCTTGAAAAAGTTTAGTATCACATAATAAGTACTTAAATATAATGTctcattttttaaaagttaattgattttttattaattcacTATCCCTAAAGGGCTATGTGTTATTAATTTGCTAGCAATATGTGAAATgatttactaaaaaaatagtGTTTCTGGCTCCTTTCAAAAGTTAACCTGAGCTGGTGAGTCCTTAAATAGggtaaaattcttaaaaatattgtttttttaaataccatattatgccggttttttcaaaatttattggaTTAGGTCGAAAAGATAAAAACGCACCCAGTTGGTTGCGTTTTCAGCGGATTGGTAGGAAAACACTTCCAACTAGACGTGCTTTCTTGCCACATACGCTGAAAACTGAAAGCATTGGGTTATCTTATTGTTTTAGGGTTATGGTTTAGATTTTTATTAAGGGCTTAaggttagggttaaggttttgAAAGGTTAAGTGTTTTAGGGTTTATGGGTTTATGGGTTAAGAGTTTAGagtttttttatactttttaaattttttatatattatttagaagctttttatatttttttgagatataaatttaatcttattttgaaattatttagaGCACAATTTGgtgtaattttcaaaaatgacAGGTCCAAAAGGATATTTACTACAATCGTATTTACACCAATCGTATATTCGAAtgattcgaattgtaaaatttaatttaattcaaaatcgaaactcaaactatttaatttgattaactctTCGTTtgtatttttttcgatttttcaaTGGAATTAAATTTTGATCACCCGTAGTTTATATGGCAGGTTGAGGTCGattagaatttttcaaaaaatattagcCCGAGATACCTGATGGGTGAGTAGAAAATTTTTAGGAGTTGAATTTTTTAGTGGGAAAGCGCTCCACGTAAGGCGTGTTTTCAGTGTAATGTCAGAAAAATGCATTGAAAGTGCGTCCAGTTGGGCTCATTTTCAGTGAATATTTCTGACATGTTATTGAAAACGTGCCCTACATGGAACATTTTTCCTCTACCAAAGTCAACGCATGCAAACTTTCCACTCACTCGTGAGATATCCTGGGAAAATTTCTTAAATTAATCGCCACTCACCCCAACTCTATAAAAGGATGGCTTTCAGCATTGAATGTCATAAGACAATTTCGAGCAGACAAAATTGCAAGAAGAATCGCAAGAGGATGAAGTTCGCCAGGCATTTCATAAGGCATAATTTGGAGCAAACACGTAATTGCATCAAGTAAAGCTCGATTTTTGTTGTCCATATATAATTACAACTCTATTTTTCTGCTTAATGTTTTTGTTTCAAACATGTGAAACAAGTTGTTTTGTTGAAAATGAGTTGATAAGTTAATGTTGTTTATTACAACGATGAAGTCCGTGACACTGGCAATGGGGTTGTTTTATCATTGGAGAACACAATGCAGTTGGCTTTTGACCCTAACATACAATTGCTGAAGCTGCTTACAAGAATTAGGTGAAAAATCATCGGATCCAACCAGATGAGAGTACCGTCATTGAAATATAGATTTTGTGCTTCAGTTGACCCCGTTAAATATGATGCTTTCGATATCAGAAGTGCAAGGGGGATGGTGGTGATGGTGCAGACGCATATTGCTAGTGGATCACCAATACTCGAGTTATATACGAAGTTTGCAAACACAAATGAAGGCGGTCAGAGGTTGACATATGTTCTAATTCAATAGGCTGGAGCGAAATAAAAAGTTGAAAGCCCAACGACACAGTTGTATGATAGGTTCACTACTTTGTTAGAAAGTTCCCATTATGATATCCTGGAATCATCAATGGGAAGACATTCATTGGTTTCAACCATAGATTTCAACCACGATAGGAAGAACGACTAGTAGTTGAGGTTTGGTGGTAACCCAAAATACTAAACCATGACACGACACTCAATTAGTGGTTTTGATTTGAACTTCGATCAGTCGGTGTTCAACTCTAAGAACACTTACAGGGGTATGACATCAAGTGCTGGTGGTTGGAAATCAACGGGTGATTTTGGTTGTTTTGACAACTATACAAAAAAAAGGGATAATGTACTCCCTACGACCTCCATCGGCGAGGGTACATCCAACACTGAAGATGCTAGTGGATTTGAGAATGAAGGGGAAAATGAATTTGACGTAAAATTTTATGTTGTTAAATTTTGATCTGATAAATTCGAGGCAAAATGCGTAATGCGAGACAGGAGATGTGtatggaaaatcatggcttctTTTAAGAAAAAGACGGGATTGTGGACCAAAAAGAAATATACCATTCAGCATACGTGTGTTGTCGAGGGTACTGCGTCAAAACTGTCTTATATTTTGggtattgaatttttaattttaacgtACTCGTGTTGTTGCATGTATTTTATAGGATCATTCAAAATTAGATTTAGAAATGGTTGCGAACATAATACTACCTATGGTGAAAACGAATCTCAAGATTGTTATGCTGATTTTAATTGCAAATATCTGTAGCAAGTAGGATTACACGTCGTCGTACCACAAGGCGTGGATTACAAAGCAAAAGACATTGGAAAATATGTATAATGGGTGGGATGTATCGAACAATAATTTGTGGCAGTGGTGTCAGATACTAGAGCAGTACATTTTAGGTTGCGTAACTGATTTGGAAACGATGCCTGCGTACTACAACAACCGGTTGGTCCATGGATGTCAAGTGTTCCATCGTTTCTTCTAGACTTTCAAGCAATGTTAACAAGCATTCCAATACtgtaagccattggtacaaatcgACGACACCTTTATGTACGGGAGATATACGCATCGGTTGTTGTTGGTTGTGGCACAAGATGGCAATTGAAAAATTCTGCCAATTGCCTTTGCAATAACGCCATCAAAGAATGTGGACGATTGAGATTTCTTTCTGTTTAGGTTGAGGAGGCATGTTGTCCCCCAACATGATATATGCGTCATCTTCGACAGGGGACCTAGAATATTGGCTGCAATTGAACGGCAAGGAAGCCTTTGTAATCTCAAACAACATAGGTATTGTTTAAAACATGTTACGATGAACTACCATAGACAACACGAATCTGAAGCTCAACGTGCACAAGTGATTAACATGGGTATGTATTCGCCACTATTTCAATTGCCTGATATTTAATCGGTCAGCAAATGTTGGGATTAATGGATAAACTATTCACTTTCCTCGATAGGGTATGAGCTCGTCAAACACTGTTTctatgaaatgttggaaaacttACGGGCTATTAATAGTGTCGGCATGAGGTACTTCTCTAACATACCCTTCGATTAGTGGACACAATCGTCTGACGGGGGTCTATGATATAGGCACATGACGACAAACCTGGCAGAATGCATCAATTTAGAATTGAATGAAACACGTCATTTGATGATAACCTCGATTGTGAAAAAACATATTTCCATTTGGCAaaactatttccaaagcgagcagaaAAATATGTTGGATAGATAAAGGGTGGCCACATTTGATGTGAGGACATTATGAAA is a window of Gossypium hirsutum isolate 1008001.06 chromosome D08, Gossypium_hirsutum_v2.1, whole genome shotgun sequence DNA encoding:
- the LOC107949236 gene encoding GDSL esterase/lipase At1g54790, encoding MALLYILHSLLKLAFLCSFWPTVIPLSLNYPAVFNFGDSNSDTGGLVAGKAFPMTQFNGETYFHEPSGRFCDGRLIIDFLMEAMELPYMNPYLESVGSPSFQTGCNFATGGSTILPANAASTSPFSFNLQLSQFFRFKNRALTLLSKDKELQNYLPAEDDFNKALYIFDIGQNDLDGVFYFPASDEQVVAFISKLMSELNYGMKRLYDAGARNFWVHNTGPLGCLPRIIATFGKKPSNLDEHGCVASHNRAATVFNKKLHDMCLQFLAHSPEANITYVDIFSIKLNLISNYSLYGFQQPLAACCGYGGPPLNFDTRIACGVTKDLNGSIVTANPCNNTAEYINWDGTHYTEAANGFVADEILTGNYSDSPHLRNSPFLT
- the LOC107949227 gene encoding sm-like protein LSM2, with translation MLFFSYFKDLVGREVTVELKNDLAIRGTLHSVDQYLNIKLENTRVVDQDKYPHMLSVRNCFIRGSVVRYVQLPPDGVDIELLHDATRREARGG